In Listeria monocytogenes, the following proteins share a genomic window:
- a CDS encoding GNAT family N-acetyltransferase, translating into MIIRKEQPQDYEAIRRVNEEAFKGTVEADLIESIRRSDYYQPALSLVAEAEDGLIVGYIMFSEISLEAAGRSRFILALAPLAVLPAYQGTRVGSRLMEEGIRLSREKAYPAIAVLGHADYYPRFGFIPSEQFAIPAPFDVPAEYFMLLELYDGSLENLAGTIHYPAAFSENN; encoded by the coding sequence ATGATTATTCGGAAAGAACAACCACAAGATTACGAGGCCATTCGTCGTGTGAATGAGGAAGCTTTTAAAGGTACTGTAGAAGCAGACTTAATTGAAAGTATTCGGAGATCTGATTATTATCAACCGGCTTTATCCCTTGTAGCGGAAGCGGAAGATGGGCTTATTGTTGGGTACATTATGTTTAGTGAGATTTCGCTTGAAGCAGCCGGACGAAGCAGATTTATTTTAGCACTTGCGCCGCTTGCTGTTTTACCTGCGTATCAAGGGACGCGAGTTGGCTCGAGGTTAATGGAAGAAGGAATCCGTTTATCACGCGAAAAAGCATATCCGGCCATTGCTGTGCTTGGACATGCTGATTATTATCCGCGATTTGGCTTTATTCCTTCTGAGCAGTTTGCTATTCCTGCGCCATTTGATGTGCCTGCTGAATACTTTATGCTATTAGAATTATATGATGGTAGTTTAGAAAACTTAGCTGGAACTATCCATTATCCAGCAGCATTTTCTGAAAATAATTAA
- a CDS encoding sensor histidine kinase — protein sequence MNWWSYIKDKRFFLLFFCSIMFFVGVLISIDPNSKLTIGNFIYLYVFVLVFLLAYLVLGYFFKYSYWREMKDLVSGEIEENIIELLPKPRTREQAFFNQLMVKKHKEELRTISKLQDKQQEYHDFILYWVHEVKTPVVASKMLINNPDLNDTETIFKQIDEELTTIDKLVMQALYFSRLDTFSKDYFIQEQNLGVVVRESVKRHSKLFIGKKMKLDLQNVDIDVRTDSKWLGFILDQILSNSLKYTESGGEVKIWCDTESSGKKVLHMKDNGRGINEEDLPRVFEQGFTGNIGRQEKKATGMGLYLAKQMAKKLGHEICIQSERGVGTEVKLYFEQKDDYLLIAKD from the coding sequence ATGAATTGGTGGAGCTATATAAAAGATAAGCGATTTTTCTTATTGTTTTTTTGTAGCATTATGTTTTTTGTAGGTGTATTAATTTCCATTGATCCGAACAGTAAATTAACGATTGGGAATTTCATTTATTTATATGTCTTTGTTTTAGTTTTCTTACTTGCTTATCTCGTGCTGGGTTATTTCTTTAAATATAGTTATTGGCGCGAAATGAAAGATTTGGTTAGCGGGGAGATTGAAGAAAATATCATTGAATTACTACCGAAACCGCGTACTCGCGAACAGGCATTTTTCAATCAATTAATGGTAAAAAAACATAAGGAAGAATTACGAACGATTAGTAAGTTGCAAGATAAACAACAAGAGTATCATGATTTTATTTTATATTGGGTACATGAAGTGAAAACTCCAGTTGTTGCAAGTAAAATGTTAATTAATAATCCGGATTTAAATGATACTGAAACGATTTTTAAACAAATCGATGAAGAATTAACAACGATTGATAAATTAGTCATGCAGGCACTTTATTTTTCGCGACTAGACACATTTTCAAAAGACTATTTTATTCAAGAGCAAAATCTTGGAGTAGTAGTGCGCGAATCAGTCAAACGTCATTCTAAACTTTTCATAGGGAAGAAAATGAAGTTGGATTTACAAAATGTCGATATAGATGTGCGTACAGATAGCAAGTGGCTTGGTTTTATTTTGGATCAAATTTTGTCTAATTCACTCAAGTACACTGAAAGCGGCGGCGAAGTCAAAATTTGGTGTGACACAGAATCGTCCGGGAAGAAAGTACTGCATATGAAAGACAACGGTCGCGGGATTAACGAAGAAGATTTACCGCGTGTCTTCGAGCAAGGATTCACAGGTAATATTGGTAGGCAAGAGAAAAAAGCAACGGGCATGGGGTTGTATTTAGCCAAACAAATGGCAAAAAAATTAGGACATGAAATTTGTATTCAATCTGAGCGTGGTGTAGGTACAGAAGTAAAGCTCTATTTTGAACAGAAAGATGACTATTTACTGATTGCCAAAGATTAA
- a CDS encoding amino acid ABC transporter substrate-binding protein produces MKKGLLITVMLMVMLALGACSSGESKEDQWSRIKKDKEVVIGLDDSFVPMGFRDKDDNLVGFDIDLAKAVFAEYGIKAKFTPIDWTMKESELKNGSIDLIWNGYTVTDARKKQVAFSQPYMKNEQVLVTLKSSNINQFSDMKNKTLGAQNGASSIDDMAKKPEVLTDIINNNEPELYDTFDTAFIDLNNKRIDGLIIDEVYARYYIDKQKNKDDYNIITGGFDATDFAVGMRKSDKELQTKINEAFEKLYKEGKMQEISKKWFGDDEIAKQ; encoded by the coding sequence ATGAAAAAAGGATTATTAATAACTGTAATGTTAATGGTAATGTTAGCGCTGGGAGCTTGTTCCAGCGGTGAATCTAAAGAGGACCAGTGGAGTAGAATTAAAAAAGATAAAGAAGTGGTGATTGGTTTAGACGATAGTTTTGTGCCGATGGGATTTCGAGATAAAGATGATAACTTAGTTGGCTTTGATATTGATTTGGCGAAAGCTGTATTTGCAGAATATGGCATTAAAGCAAAATTCACCCCGATTGATTGGACGATGAAAGAATCTGAACTAAAAAACGGCTCGATTGATTTAATTTGGAATGGCTACACAGTGACGGATGCGAGGAAAAAACAGGTCGCTTTTAGTCAACCTTACATGAAAAATGAACAAGTATTAGTCACTTTAAAATCAAGCAATATTAATCAATTTAGCGATATGAAGAATAAAACGCTCGGTGCACAAAATGGGGCAAGCTCCATCGATGATATGGCGAAAAAACCAGAAGTGCTAACAGACATTATAAATAATAACGAACCAGAATTATACGATACATTTGATACAGCTTTCATTGATTTGAATAACAAACGAATCGATGGTTTAATCATCGATGAGGTTTACGCGCGTTATTACATTGATAAACAAAAAAATAAAGACGATTACAACATTATAACAGGCGGTTTTGATGCCACAGATTTTGCTGTAGGAATGCGCAAAAGTGATAAAGAACTGCAAACAAAAATCAATGAAGCTTTTGAAAAATTATACAAAGAAGGAAAAATGCAAGAAATTAGTAAAAAATGGTTTGGTGATGACGAAATCGCTAAGCAATAG
- the gltB gene encoding glutamate synthase large subunit — protein sequence MKQTNLPKKHGLYNPENEHDACGIGFVANIKKISSHKIVEQGIHMLCQLKHRGGEVGGDTGDGAGILLEISDSFFRRECSKLGINLPEKYHYAVGMFNFPQNKTERECLMDETEKLIASEGQMFLGWRKLPTDVTKVGAGARKTEPAIYQLFIQKNAKLDEAGFERALYLIRKQIEKFAATSKQITETFYVPSLSTRTVIFKGMLLPEQINQYYLDLADPAYVSAFALVHSRFSTNTFPSWERAHPYRYLIHNGEINTQRGNVNWMKAREKRAESDLLGEDLAKLLPIIDESGSDSATLDNALEFLVQAGRSLPHAAMMLIPEPWDKNPHMTDPKRAFYEYHSTLMEPWDGPTSISFTNGRVIGTILDRNGLRPARYYETKDHTIIYSSETGVVPVDPSEIIRKETVGAGTMLLIDLEEGRIVTDAELKEELTTEKPYRAWLEAEMTEIADLAAADLHYEAMDKSERFKKQRAFGYTQDELNKILIPMVTEKKDPMGAMGYDAPLAVLSQRPQVLFNYFKQLFAQVTNPPIDGIREETVTSAMTLLGDEGNILNPTAQNANRIRLKTPILSRKEFAALEQQTKFAQPTVTLPILFKAEERDGLEARLESLFAEADEKIAAGAELLILSDDGVNADWIGIPSLLAVSGLHHHLVKAGTRTQVSIIVKTAEARDVHQCALLIGYGADAVFPSLAIDTFDGLIKEGRIKGFTLDEAESRYIEAITDGILKIMSKMGISTVQSYRGAQIFEAIGIGDEVIKHYFPGTASQIGGIPLDVIGQEAWLRHREAYHDIGYQSFTLNTGGEYQWRSNGEYHVYNPLAIHSLQQATRENDRETYNLYSDLMQNQNNAFLRGLLTFTSDRKPIPLDEVEPAEAIFKRFKSGAMSYGSISQEAHEALAIAMNRIGGKSNSGEGGENPNRFTPDENGDWRRSAIKQIASGRFGVTSHYLVNAEELQIKMAQGAKPGEGGHLPGNKVYPWISKTRGSTTGVGLISPPPHHDIYSIEDLSQLIFDLKNANQNARINVKLVSKTGIGTIAAGVAKGNADVILVSGYEGGTGAAARTSIRHAGVPWEIGLAETHQTLLLNGLRNKVVVETDGKLMTGKDVLVAAMLGAEEFGFATAPLVTLGCVMMRVCHLDTCPVGVATQNPELRKKFSGSADYVVNFFHFIVAEMREMMAELGFRSLTEIIGHKEFLTTHEKKEAHWKAKYIDFSNMLYSDDFYKNQVQYCTKQQDHKIDQTLDMRELVPLIQPALENGEKVTGTFAVRNVDRAIGTIAGSFISKKYGAEGLPEDTISLDFVGSAGQSFGAYTPLGMTLRIHGDANDYFGKGLSGGKLIVSPDAKTPIKPHDSAIVGNVTLYGATGGYAYMHGKAGARFAVRNSGATAVVEGIGDNGCEYMTGGAVVVLGEIGENFAAGMSGGVAYLYTNNKQATTAKINHELVNSRSTLNTSELANLKQLIEQHASLTGSNFAKDILQNWEAEKANFIFVIPNEYEMMLTRITTLEQTGKTHDEAELQAFYEHKDGKLVAGVAK from the coding sequence ATGAAACAAACTAATTTACCAAAAAAACACGGCCTATACAATCCAGAAAATGAGCACGATGCTTGTGGAATTGGCTTCGTAGCAAATATTAAAAAGATTTCTTCTCATAAAATTGTCGAACAAGGCATTCATATGCTTTGTCAATTAAAGCACCGCGGTGGAGAAGTTGGTGGGGATACGGGCGATGGCGCTGGTATTTTACTTGAGATTTCAGACTCTTTCTTCCGACGCGAATGTAGCAAACTAGGTATTAATTTACCTGAAAAATATCATTATGCTGTTGGGATGTTTAATTTCCCTCAAAATAAAACAGAACGTGAATGTTTAATGGACGAAACAGAAAAACTGATTGCGAGTGAAGGCCAAATGTTCCTTGGTTGGCGCAAATTACCAACTGATGTGACAAAGGTAGGTGCCGGTGCAAGAAAAACAGAACCAGCGATTTATCAACTATTCATTCAAAAAAATGCCAAGTTAGATGAAGCTGGATTTGAACGAGCACTTTATTTAATTAGAAAGCAAATCGAAAAGTTTGCTGCGACTTCTAAGCAAATTACAGAGACTTTCTACGTTCCAAGTTTATCCACAAGAACAGTTATTTTTAAAGGAATGTTGCTGCCAGAACAAATTAATCAATACTATTTAGATTTAGCAGATCCAGCGTATGTATCGGCTTTTGCGCTAGTGCATTCTCGTTTTTCGACGAATACTTTTCCTAGTTGGGAGCGGGCGCATCCTTATCGATATTTAATTCATAACGGTGAAATTAATACGCAACGTGGTAATGTCAACTGGATGAAAGCTCGGGAAAAAAGAGCAGAATCTGATTTACTTGGAGAAGATTTAGCCAAATTGCTGCCAATTATTGACGAAAGTGGTAGTGATTCAGCCACTTTGGATAATGCCTTAGAATTTTTAGTGCAAGCAGGCCGTTCGTTACCTCATGCGGCAATGATGCTTATTCCGGAACCATGGGACAAAAATCCACATATGACGGATCCGAAACGTGCTTTTTACGAATATCATAGTACGTTAATGGAGCCGTGGGATGGGCCGACATCCATTTCTTTTACGAATGGTCGAGTTATTGGGACGATTTTGGATAGAAATGGCTTACGTCCGGCGCGTTATTATGAAACGAAAGACCATACGATTATTTATTCTTCGGAAACGGGCGTTGTGCCAGTGGATCCGAGTGAAATTATTCGCAAAGAAACGGTTGGCGCGGGAACGATGTTGTTAATTGATTTAGAAGAAGGACGAATTGTGACGGATGCTGAATTAAAAGAAGAACTAACAACGGAAAAACCGTACCGTGCATGGTTGGAAGCGGAAATGACAGAAATTGCCGATTTAGCAGCAGCCGATTTACATTATGAAGCAATGGATAAATCAGAACGTTTTAAAAAACAACGAGCATTTGGTTACACACAAGACGAATTAAATAAAATTTTGATTCCGATGGTAACAGAGAAAAAAGATCCAATGGGCGCAATGGGTTATGACGCGCCACTTGCTGTTTTAAGCCAACGACCACAAGTGTTATTTAATTACTTTAAACAACTTTTTGCGCAAGTAACCAATCCTCCGATTGATGGGATTCGCGAAGAAACGGTGACTTCTGCGATGACGTTACTTGGTGATGAAGGTAATATTCTAAATCCAACTGCTCAAAATGCTAACCGGATTCGCTTGAAAACACCAATTTTATCTCGAAAAGAATTTGCGGCACTTGAGCAACAAACAAAATTTGCCCAACCGACTGTCACTTTACCAATTTTATTTAAAGCAGAGGAAAGAGATGGTTTGGAAGCTCGCCTGGAATCATTATTTGCAGAAGCGGATGAAAAAATCGCAGCTGGGGCAGAATTGCTCATTTTATCAGATGATGGGGTGAATGCAGACTGGATTGGTATTCCTTCTCTGTTAGCTGTCAGTGGCTTACATCATCATTTAGTCAAAGCTGGGACGCGTACACAAGTGAGTATTATTGTGAAAACAGCGGAAGCGAGAGATGTCCATCAATGTGCGCTTTTAATTGGCTACGGGGCAGACGCAGTATTTCCAAGTCTTGCTATCGATACATTTGACGGATTGATTAAAGAAGGTCGAATCAAAGGATTTACACTTGATGAGGCGGAAAGTCGTTATATTGAAGCAATTACAGATGGAATTCTAAAAATCATGTCAAAAATGGGGATATCTACGGTGCAAAGTTACCGCGGGGCGCAGATTTTTGAAGCAATCGGAATTGGTGATGAGGTGATTAAACATTACTTCCCAGGTACAGCCTCACAAATTGGCGGGATTCCACTAGATGTCATTGGGCAAGAAGCATGGCTCCGTCACCGCGAAGCTTATCATGATATTGGCTACCAGAGTTTCACGCTTAATACGGGCGGGGAATATCAGTGGCGCTCAAACGGAGAATACCATGTATACAATCCGCTCGCGATTCATTCTTTGCAACAAGCTACCCGTGAAAATGACCGAGAAACGTATAATCTTTATTCAGATTTAATGCAAAATCAAAATAATGCCTTTTTAAGAGGATTACTCACTTTTACAAGTGATCGCAAACCGATTCCACTGGACGAAGTAGAGCCGGCCGAAGCCATTTTCAAACGATTTAAATCAGGCGCGATGTCGTATGGTTCGATTAGTCAAGAAGCTCATGAAGCGCTTGCTATCGCAATGAACCGTATCGGCGGGAAAAGTAATAGTGGGGAAGGCGGCGAAAACCCGAACCGTTTTACTCCGGACGAAAATGGTGATTGGCGTAGAAGTGCTATTAAGCAAATTGCATCTGGTCGTTTTGGTGTTACAAGTCATTACTTGGTCAATGCAGAGGAACTGCAGATCAAGATGGCTCAAGGAGCGAAACCTGGTGAAGGTGGACACTTGCCTGGAAATAAAGTCTATCCATGGATTTCGAAAACGCGTGGTTCGACAACTGGTGTAGGATTGATTTCACCACCGCCACATCATGATATTTACTCGATTGAAGATTTGTCTCAATTGATTTTCGATTTAAAAAATGCAAATCAAAATGCACGTATCAATGTGAAACTAGTTTCGAAAACTGGTATTGGCACGATTGCTGCGGGTGTAGCAAAAGGGAACGCGGACGTTATTTTAGTTAGTGGTTATGAAGGCGGAACTGGTGCGGCGGCAAGAACTAGTATCCGACACGCGGGAGTGCCGTGGGAAATCGGCTTGGCAGAAACACACCAAACATTACTATTAAACGGTCTTAGAAACAAAGTCGTTGTCGAAACAGATGGAAAACTAATGACAGGGAAAGACGTCTTAGTTGCCGCTATGCTTGGCGCGGAAGAATTTGGTTTTGCAACGGCGCCACTCGTAACACTTGGTTGCGTCATGATGCGTGTTTGTCACTTGGATACATGTCCAGTAGGTGTAGCGACACAAAATCCTGAGCTGCGGAAAAAATTCAGTGGTTCGGCAGATTATGTCGTGAACTTCTTCCATTTTATCGTTGCTGAAATGCGCGAAATGATGGCAGAACTTGGCTTTAGAAGTTTAACAGAAATCATTGGACATAAAGAATTTTTAACTACTCACGAGAAAAAAGAAGCGCATTGGAAAGCGAAATATATCGACTTTTCGAATATGCTTTATAGTGATGATTTTTATAAAAACCAAGTCCAATATTGCACAAAACAACAAGACCACAAAATCGACCAAACGCTTGATATGCGCGAACTTGTGCCATTAATTCAGCCGGCACTAGAAAACGGTGAAAAAGTAACTGGAACTTTCGCTGTACGAAATGTTGACCGCGCGATTGGAACGATTGCTGGCTCCTTTATTAGCAAAAAATATGGTGCAGAAGGATTACCGGAAGATACCATTTCACTTGATTTTGTTGGTTCAGCTGGACAAAGCTTCGGTGCTTATACGCCACTTGGCATGACGCTCCGAATTCACGGCGACGCCAATGATTACTTCGGAAAAGGACTTTCTGGTGGCAAATTGATTGTTAGTCCAGATGCTAAAACACCTATTAAACCGCATGATTCTGCGATTGTCGGAAATGTAACGCTTTACGGTGCAACTGGTGGTTATGCCTATATGCACGGAAAAGCAGGTGCACGTTTCGCTGTTCGGAATAGTGGTGCGACAGCTGTTGTAGAAGGCATCGGCGACAATGGTTGTGAATATATGACAGGCGGTGCAGTAGTTGTTCTCGGTGAAATTGGTGAGAACTTTGCGGCCGGAATGTCTGGTGGGGTTGCTTACCTTTATACCAACAATAAACAAGCGACGACAGCCAAAATCAATCATGAACTCGTAAACAGCCGTTCTACTTTAAATACTTCCGAATTAGCTAATTTAAAACAGCTAATCGAACAACACGCAAGCCTTACCGGAAGCAATTTTGCCAAAGATATTCTACAAAATTGGGAAGCGGAGAAAGCGAATTTTATTTTCGTCATTCCAAATGAATATGAAATGATGCTGACGAGAATCACGACGCTTGAACAAACTGGAAAAACACACGATGAAGCAGAATTACAAGCTTTTTATGAACATAAAGATGGAAAATTAGTTGCCGGAGTGGCGAAATAG
- a CDS encoding amino acid ABC transporter permease, whose translation MDYIMEILPALLDGAKTTLLVFVVTLVCSIPLGAVVAVGNISKIAPLKFILNIYIWIMRGTPLLLQLIFIYYGLPIIGVVFDRMDAVFIAFILNYAAYFAEIFRGGFLSIENGQYESAKVLGLTYGQTLRKIVLPQVVKRVLPAIGNEVINLVKDSSLVYILGIGDLLRAGKIAMSRDVTLIPLVLVAAIYLALTAILTVLFKQLEKRFSYYK comes from the coding sequence ATGGATTATATCATGGAGATTTTACCAGCTTTACTTGACGGGGCGAAAACAACATTACTCGTTTTTGTTGTTACATTAGTTTGTTCGATACCATTAGGAGCGGTTGTGGCAGTTGGAAATATTAGCAAAATAGCCCCCCTTAAATTCATTTTAAATATTTATATTTGGATTATGCGAGGCACGCCTTTACTTTTACAATTAATTTTTATTTATTATGGGTTACCGATTATCGGGGTTGTTTTTGACCGAATGGATGCCGTGTTTATTGCCTTTATTTTAAATTATGCAGCATATTTTGCAGAGATTTTCCGCGGTGGTTTTCTTTCCATCGAAAATGGACAATATGAAAGTGCTAAGGTTTTAGGCCTAACTTACGGACAGACACTTCGAAAAATCGTCTTACCACAAGTTGTCAAACGTGTCTTACCAGCAATTGGGAATGAAGTCATTAACTTAGTAAAAGACTCATCTCTAGTTTACATCCTTGGAATTGGTGATTTACTAAGAGCCGGAAAAATTGCTATGAGTAGAGATGTTACACTGATTCCACTTGTATTAGTTGCAGCAATTTACTTAGCATTAACTGCTATCCTAACCGTATTATTTAAACAACTCGAAAAACGTTTTAGTTATTATAAATGA
- a CDS encoding amino acid ABC transporter ATP-binding protein: MLEIKNLSKKFDQKTILDNVNITLQDGEILSIVGPSGGGKTTLLRCISGLEKMDAGEIFIDGEKIDPMSRKDVENTIGVVFQEFHLFPHLSVLDNLILAPTLARKTKKADAVKEAERLLGLLDLADKANSMPYQLSGGQKQRVAIARALAMNPKVLLFDEPTSALDPDLRDHVAVLILSLKKVGITQIIVTHDHTFAEKVADQMMEVEPLKKEAI, from the coding sequence ATGTTGGAAATTAAAAACCTATCGAAAAAATTTGATCAAAAAACAATTTTAGATAATGTGAACATTACGCTTCAAGATGGCGAGATACTTTCCATTGTTGGTCCATCTGGTGGCGGGAAAACAACTTTACTTCGTTGTATTAGCGGACTAGAAAAAATGGATGCTGGTGAAATCTTCATTGATGGTGAAAAAATTGACCCAATGTCGAGAAAAGATGTGGAAAATACGATTGGTGTTGTTTTCCAAGAATTCCACTTATTTCCGCATTTAAGTGTTTTAGATAACTTGATTTTAGCACCGACGCTTGCTCGGAAAACAAAGAAAGCAGATGCCGTTAAAGAAGCAGAACGATTACTTGGCTTACTTGATTTAGCCGATAAAGCAAATAGTATGCCGTACCAATTATCCGGCGGACAAAAACAACGGGTCGCGATTGCCAGAGCACTTGCGATGAATCCCAAAGTGCTGCTATTTGATGAACCGACATCCGCTTTAGATCCTGACTTGCGCGATCATGTTGCAGTATTAATTTTAAGTTTGAAAAAGGTTGGTATTACGCAAATTATCGTTACACATGATCACACTTTTGCCGAAAAAGTTGCGGATCAAATGATGGAAGTCGAACCACTAAAAAAGGAGGCAATCTAA
- a CDS encoding iron-containing alcohol dehydrogenase family protein, translated as MLNKELIVRGAPQEYLCQVGAWDTLPTHLERRGLKNVLVVRGNASWEVAKKKFPVLSTVTSTFEVYNGGSTYEERDRLVAIMETNKMDAIIAVGGGKIADVCKAAAAVLRLPVIILPTLASTCAAYTPLSVMYDEEGAMIRYDVFASSNALLLIDPEMILDSPKELLVAGIGDTLAKWYEADVIINSLPTKSVEIEIAHFAAKMCRDNLLQYSEEALAAMDKQVLNEAFVKIIETNILVGGMVGGFGDDYGRCAGAHSIHDALTMVPETHHLLHGNKVAYGILVQLVIENRWDEIERLLPFYSELGLPMSLYDMGLATLAEETLVAVSKRATEPHETIHMMPGEMTADVVLNAMKQLEDSMAMKRVTK; from the coding sequence TTGTTGAATAAAGAATTGATTGTTCGCGGAGCTCCACAAGAATATTTATGCCAAGTAGGCGCGTGGGATACATTACCTACTCACCTAGAACGCCGCGGTTTGAAAAATGTATTAGTAGTTCGTGGAAATGCTTCTTGGGAAGTCGCTAAAAAGAAATTCCCTGTTTTATCAACTGTTACATCTACTTTTGAAGTATATAATGGTGGTTCTACCTACGAGGAGCGCGATCGTCTGGTGGCAATCATGGAAACAAATAAGATGGATGCGATTATCGCAGTAGGTGGCGGAAAAATAGCTGACGTATGTAAAGCGGCAGCAGCAGTTCTACGTTTACCAGTCATTATCTTACCGACACTTGCATCAACTTGTGCCGCTTATACGCCACTTAGTGTGATGTACGACGAAGAGGGCGCTATGATTCGTTACGATGTGTTTGCGAGTAGTAATGCGCTGTTATTAATTGATCCGGAAATGATTTTAGACTCACCGAAAGAGTTACTAGTTGCTGGAATTGGCGATACGCTAGCCAAATGGTACGAAGCAGACGTGATTATTAATTCCTTACCAACTAAATCAGTCGAAATTGAAATCGCGCATTTTGCTGCCAAAATGTGTCGTGATAACTTGTTGCAATATAGTGAAGAAGCACTTGCTGCCATGGACAAACAAGTATTGAATGAAGCGTTTGTTAAAATTATCGAGACGAATATTTTAGTTGGTGGAATGGTCGGTGGTTTTGGCGATGATTATGGACGTTGTGCAGGAGCGCATTCGATTCATGACGCGCTAACGATGGTTCCAGAAACACATCACTTATTGCATGGTAATAAGGTAGCTTATGGTATTTTAGTTCAATTAGTAATAGAAAATAGATGGGATGAAATCGAGCGTTTGTTGCCATTTTATTCTGAGCTTGGTCTTCCGATGAGTTTATATGATATGGGACTTGCGACACTTGCAGAAGAAACGCTTGTGGCCGTATCTAAACGTGCAACGGAGCCACATGAAACAATCCATATGATGCCCGGTGAAATGACAGCTGATGTGGTATTAAATGCGATGAAACAGTTAGAAGATAGTATGGCAATGAAACGAGTGACTAAGTAA
- a CDS encoding LysR family transcriptional regulator: protein MELRQLKYFMEVARVEHMTKASENLHVAQSAVSRQITKLEEELGVHLFDRVGRNMQLTSVGQDFLKQAAIALNELQKAEALVTEYTDPAKGTVRVGLPNSLSTKVLPSVISTFREKYPQITYQFMEGTNEELTEMLLSGVLDMTFLSPVPESSEQIEAIRFFDEKLKLIVPKTHPLAENFTVSLKELASEKFVLYPEDFDLYKIVTKAANKKGFEPQIAFQSRDFYTIQGLVGAGLGISILPEMILDGAIFKETKSIALRDKELRRSVGIITTKKRNLSPSENLFRSFIISFFSN from the coding sequence ATGGAACTGCGACAATTAAAGTATTTTATGGAAGTAGCCCGCGTCGAGCATATGACCAAAGCTAGTGAGAATTTACACGTAGCCCAATCTGCCGTTAGTAGACAGATAACGAAACTCGAAGAAGAACTCGGCGTGCATTTATTTGACCGTGTTGGAAGAAATATGCAACTCACCAGCGTCGGTCAAGATTTCTTAAAACAAGCAGCAATCGCCTTAAACGAGCTACAAAAAGCCGAAGCACTCGTGACCGAATATACCGATCCCGCAAAAGGAACTGTTCGCGTCGGCTTGCCAAACTCCCTGTCTACCAAGGTGTTGCCATCCGTTATTTCGACCTTTCGGGAAAAATATCCGCAAATTACCTACCAGTTTATGGAAGGCACCAATGAAGAACTTACCGAGATGCTCTTAAGCGGCGTCCTTGATATGACTTTTTTATCACCCGTCCCAGAATCTAGCGAACAAATTGAAGCCATTCGTTTTTTTGATGAAAAATTGAAGCTAATTGTCCCTAAAACCCATCCACTTGCTGAAAATTTCACCGTTTCACTAAAAGAGCTCGCTTCCGAAAAATTCGTCCTTTATCCAGAAGACTTTGATTTATATAAAATCGTAACAAAAGCTGCCAATAAAAAAGGATTCGAGCCACAAATAGCATTTCAAAGTAGAGATTTTTATACGATTCAAGGACTTGTCGGAGCAGGTCTTGGTATTAGCATTTTGCCCGAAATGATTTTAGATGGAGCGATTTTTAAGGAAACGAAAAGTATCGCTTTGCGTGATAAAGAATTGCGGCGTTCGGTCGGAATTATTACGACAAAAAAACGGAACCTATCCCCTTCCGAGAATTTGTTCCGTTCGTTTATTATTTCGTTCTTTTCGAATTAA